Within the Roseicitreum antarcticum genome, the region CACGGTCTCGATGCCCTGCGGCGCGGCAGGTTCCTCGGCGCGGCGGCCAAAGGGCCAGAAACGGCGGCGCGGGGCCTCGGGTTCGGCGGCCGGCACCGGGGCGGCAGCGACCTGCGGGGCGGCGGCGTCCGCGCCCGCATCCATGGCCGGTTCTGCGTTAGCATCTGCCAGGGCCGTCTCGGCGACTTGCGCGGCATCAGGGGCCGCTTCAGCCGCGACCTCGGGTCCGGGTTCGGGCGCGGCCTGCGTGCGCAGGGCCACGACTGACAGCGCCGCGGGTTGCCCAGCCAGCATGCCTACCGCCGCCGCTGCATCGGCCGACACCTGAAAGACCGGGCCGGGGTTCTGGCGTTCGCGGCGAAACAGCGCGCCCACAACCTCACGCCCGGTGGTGGGGTTGCGGATGATGACACGCTCGGGGTCGCGCACGTCCGGATGCGCCACCCAGACGCCGCCCAGCGACGGGCGACCGTCCCACAGGCCCTGATCTTGCATGTTGAAGACTTGCGGCGCCTCGACATCGCGTTCGACCGCAGCGCCACTGGCCGCGCGGGTGGCAGACGTGGCGTCCTCGGCCCCGTCGCTGCCAGAGCCGAAGCCCGCACCGTCACAGGCGGCCAGCGCAACCCCAAGGGCGCAGAGGCCAAGAACCTGTCTGAATCTCAGTCGTGCCATGCGTGTCGATGCCTCATTGCCCCGGCTTTCCCCGCGCCTCTATGGTGATGTCAGTTGGGAGACACCGCCAGGGCCGTTTATTCTGTCGGAAAGCCATTTGTGGTCGTTCGCCGTAGTCTAGCGACAGCCGCGCGCCAAGGAAAGGCTTTGACGCAAGGGGCAGCAAGAAGATGCGTGCAGTTGATCGCGCGTGACCGGGTGTGAGGCGACGTGAGGGGCCCGCGCACCCGCCCGCGCACCCGCCCGCCACGCCGCGCGCTGTCGTTCATCGCGCCGCTGTGGCAAAGGGTGTGGCGCTACCCCTGCCATGAGATTTGGCAAGGGGGGGCACGGCCCGCCAGTCTCGTGCGCTGCGTACAGATGCCCCGCTATCGCTTGGCGCTTTTGCGATGTCATCCAGGGGGCCGCTGGCACTGGCCTTGCAAGTTCCGCTTTCCCCGGCCCAACGGCAGAGGACCTGAAACATAGTGGGGGCAACAACCCGGCTGCAACCCGGCCGCCCGCGCGTGGCATTCGACCGGATCGGTTTTGCGGCAGGGCTGCTTTCAGGCGCCATCGCGCCAGCGGTTTACCATCGGGTAGCGGCGGTCCAGCCAGAAGGCGCGTTGTGTCAGCCGGGTGCCGGGGGCGGACTGGAACCTTTTCCACTCCGAGATGTACAGCAGATGTTCGATCTTTTTCACCGTCGCACGCTCAAAGCCCCGGGCGACCAGATCGTCCACGCTTTCGTCATTATCCACCAGCCCGGTCAGAATCGCGTCCAGCACCGGATAGGGCGGCAGGCTGTCATCGTCGCGCTGGTCGGCGCGCAGCTCGGCGCTGGGGGGCTTGTCGATCACGCGCGGCGGAATCACCACGCCATCCGGCCCGCGCATCCAGTCGCGGTGGTGCTCGTTGCGCCAGCGGCAGGTATCGAAGACCCGGGTTTTATACATATCCTTGATGGGGTTATAGCCGCCGTTCATATCGCCATAAATGGTGCAATACCCCACTGCGACCTCGGATTTATTGCCGGTCGTCAGCAGCATCGCGCCGGTCTTGTTGGCGATTGCCATCAAGATCGTACCGCGCAGGCGCGACTGGATGTTTTCTTCGGTCACATCGGGGGCAAGGCCGGCAAACAGCGGCGCCAATGCGTCCGTCATCGCGGCGCGGGGGGCTTCGATCGGCACGGTGTCCAGCTTTGTGCCCAGGCGCTGCGCGACCTCGGCGGCATCATCGAGCGACGATTGCGCAGTATATTCCGACGGCAGCATCACGCAATGCACATTCTCTGGCCCAAAGGCATCGGCGGCGATGGTGGCGACAATCGCGCTGTCGATCCCGCCTGACAGGCCCAGTACCACGCGGTTGAAGCCGGATTTCGTCAGGTAATCCCGCGTGCCCATGACCATGGCGTGGTAATCCTGTTCCAGCGCGTCGGGCAAACTGGCCAGCGGTCCGGGGATGGCGCGCCAGCCCTCGGCGCCCTGCTCGAAATCCAGATGTGTCACGGAATCGGTGAAGGCGGGGAGTTGCAGCGCCAGCTTGCCACCGGGGTTCAGCGCGAAACTGGCACCGTCGAACACCTGATCATCCTGCCCGCCAAGCAAGTTGAGGTAGACCAGCGGCACGCCCGTTTCAACGACCCGCGCCACCATCAGCCCCATGCGGGTATCAAACCGGCCGTTGGTATAGGGTGAGCCATTTGGCACCAGCAGGATTTCCGCGCCCGATTCCACCTGCGCCTCGGCCACGTCCTCATGCCAGGCGTCTTCGCAGATCGGGGTGCCGATGCGCAGCGGGCCGATACGGTAGGGGCCGCAGATGTCGCTGGAGGTATAGAGGCGATGTTCGTCAAAGACCCCGTCATTGGGCAGGTGATGCTTGCGGATCACTGTGGCGATCTGGCCGTTTTGCAAGATCAGCCATGCGTTGAACAGCCGCCCGTCCTGCCACCAGGGTGCTCCGATGCCCATGGCCGGACCATCGGCGCAATCGCGCGCCAATTCTTCCAGCACAGCGCGGCAGGCAGCGGCGAAGGCGGGTTTGCGCACCAGATCCTGCGTCTGATAGCCGGTCAGGAACATCTCGGGCAGGGCCAGCATGTCGGCCCCGGCGGCGCGGGCGGTTTCCCAGGCAGCGCGGGCCATGTCGGCATTATGCTGCAACGCGCCCACGGTGGGGTTCAACTGGGCAAGGGTCAGGCGAAAGCGGGGCATGGGTTCCTCGGCGCAGGGTTGGGGCGTTTAGGTCTGTCATAGCAGGTTGCTACCTGAGTGAAAGGCACCAAGGCCGCTTTGCTGCGGGTTTCGCGGCGGGCGCCCCCTGTCCGCAGCGCGGATGCCCGCCCCGGTGCTCTCCCGCTCATCCCCGGTCACAGGCAGGTGTGGCGGTGCCGAAATGCTTGCCAGCGTGGGGACCCTCTACTAGGGTTTGTGCAGACTCAATAAAGGGTCCGCCCCGCCGCGCGGCACAGCCCGGCGGGCCACGGATATGACAGAGACAGAGGGTTTGGCATGGCGCAATGGTCACAGAAGTTTCTTGCGACAGGTCTGATGCGCAGCACAATGGCTGCCCAATGCGTTGCGCGCGGGTTTCTGGTCGGCGCGGTCGTGCTGGGCGCGGGCATGGCTGCGGCGCAATCGCTCGACGGGACGATGACGCGGCAATATGACGACGGCAGCGTCTATGACGGCCAGTTTCGCAACGGTGTGCAGCACGGGCAGGGCACCTACCGCCTGACCAACGGCTTTGAATACACCGGCGAATGGGTCGATGGCGCGATGACCGGACAGGGCGTGGCGCGCTATCCCAATGGCTCGGTTTATGAAGGCGGATTCCAGAATGGCCGCCCGCATGGAGAGGGTGAGATCATCTTTGGCGATGGCACCAGCTATGCGGGTGCGTGGGTCGAGGGCCGGATCGAAGGCCAGGGGACGCGGCGCTATGCCGATGGTGTGGTCTATACCGGCGCGCTGGTCGATGGTCAGCCCGACGGGCAGGGCATCATGGAGCGCCCCGATGGCTACCGCTATGACGGCGGCTGGGTCGAGGGCGCGCGCGCGGGCGAGGGCACGATCACCTATCCCGACGGCGCGGTATATACGGGCCAGTTGCTGGCCGATCAGCGCCACGGCCAGGGCCGGCTGGAGGGCGCGGATGGCATGGTCTATGAAGGCGCCTGGCAGGATGGCGAGCTGCACGGCACCGGCATCCTGACCCAGCCGAATGGTGATGTCTATGAGGGTGAGTTTGCTGCGGGCCTGCGTCATGGCACCGGCACCGTCACCCATGCCGATGGCAGCATCTTTGAAGGCGGGTTCGATAGTGACGCCCGCAACGGCTTCGGCGTGCTGACCACGCCTGATGGCTACCGCTACGAAGGCAGCTGGCAGAACGGCCAGATCGAAGGGCAGGGCCGCGCCAGCCACCCCGATGGCTCGGTCTATGAAGGGTCGTTCCGCGCCGGGCTGCCGGACGGGCAGGGCACGATGACCTATGCCGATAGCAACAGCTACGAAGGCGAATGGCTGGAGGGCCGGATTGAAGGGCAGGGCCGCGCCGATTATGGCAACGGGTTGGTCTACGAGGGCGGCTTTCAAAGTGGCCTCAGCCATGGCGAAGGCACCATGGCCTTCCCCGATGGCCGTCGCTATAGCGGCGACTGGCAACGCGGTACCCTGCACGGCGAGGGTGAGATGACCTATCCAGACGGTACCGTTTACCGCGGCACCTTCGCCGAGGGCGAGCGTCAGGGGCAAGGCCGGATCGAGATGGCCGATGGCTTCGTTTACAGCGGCACCTGGATCAACGGTCAGATCGAAGGCCGCGGGATCGCCACCTATGTCACTGGCGATGTGTACGAGGGCGATTTTGTCAACGGCCAGCGGCAGGGCGAGGGTGTGCTGCGCTATGCCAGCGGCGAAACCGTCTCAGGCGATTGGGAAGGCGGCATCCTGAAGCCGCAGGTTCCGGGCGTGCAGTAACCGGACCACGCGGTTTTCCAGCCCTCATTGCGCTTTATGGGTGCGTTTCCAACGGCTTGGTGCTTGCGGGTTTCGCGTGCGAAACAGCTAATGTTAACAATGGGTTAATATGTTTCGCACGCAGCCCGGCCCGCGTGGTGCCGCGAAATTTCCAGCCCCTGGCCCCTGATAACCCAGTGCTTTCAAGGACATAGCGCCAAAGTGTTTCGCATGCGAAACATGCTTTGTTAACAATGGGTTAATCCGTGCTGCGAAACGCCGTCGCTCTATTGCTTCGGCCCCTTGCGCGCGCTGCGGGGTTCGGTCCCGGCGATCAGGCGGCGGATGTTGTCCTTGTGGCGGATGAAGACCAGCACCGCCATCACCAGCAGCACGGCCAGCACGGGCAGATAGCCGATGACGCCTGCATAGATCGGCGACAGCCCGATCGCAATCAGCGCGGACAGTGATGAATAGCGGCCCAGCTTGAACGCCACCAGCCATGTCGCACAGGTGGCCAGCCCCACGGGCCACGCCAATGCCAGCAACACGCCCAGATAGGTGGCCACCCCCTTGCCGCCGCGAAAGCCCAGAAATACCGGGAACAGATGCCCAAGGAACGCAGCAAGGGCGGCGGCCTGTGCGGCATCCTCGCCCGCCAGAACCCGTGCGATCAGCACGGCCACCGCACCCTTGCCCCCGTCCAGCAGCAGCGTCAGTGCGCCGGCCAGCTTGTTGCCGGTGCGCATCACATTGGTCGCGCCGATATTGCCCGACCCGATCTGGCGCACGTCGCCCAGACCCATCGCGCGCGCGACCACCAGCCCGAAGGGGACCGACCCCAAGACGTAGCTGGCCAGCCCGATCAGGCCCAGCAGCCACAGGGGCGACAAGAGTTCCGGCATCATGCATCCCCCGCTGCAAAGACGCGGTGACCCGCGACATAGGTGGCCAGCACCTTACCCTCCAGCCGGGCGCCGTCAAAGGGGGTGTTCTTCGACTTTGAGCGCAGCGTGAAACGGTCCAGAACGAAGGGCGCGTCGGGATCAAAGAGCACCAGATCGGCAGGCGCGCCCACGGCCATTTGCCCGCCCTCCAGCCCCAGCCGCCGCGCTGGGTTCAGTGACAGCGCGCGAAACAGGTGCGGCAGGTCCAGCGCGCCCGCGTGGTACAGGCGCAGCGATGCGGCGAGCAGGGTTTCCAGCCCCACGGCACCTGTGGCGGCATCCTCGAACGGCAGGCGTTTGGACTCCTCGTCCTGCGGGGTGTGCATCGAGCAGATGATGTCGATCAGGCCGCTGGCCACGGCCTCGACCATCGCCATGCGGTCATCTTCGGGGCGCAACGGCGGGGTGAGCTTGAAGAAGCTGCGGTAGCTGCCCACGTCCAGATCGTTGAGCGTCAGATGATGCACCGACACGCCCGCCGTCACATCCAGCCCGTTGGCCTTGGCGCGTTCCAGCGCAGGCAGGCTGCGCGCGCAGGTGATCTGGTCGGCGTGGTAGCGCGCGCCCGTCATCTCGACCAGCGCCATGTCGCGGTCAAAGCCCATCCGCTCGGCCATCGGTGACACGCCGGGCAGGCCGCGCAATGACGCGAACTTGCCGCTGGTCACCACCGCGCCGCGCGACAACCCGGGGTCCTGCGGGTGACCGACGATCAGCGCGCCAAGGCTGCGCGCATAGGTCATGCAGCGCGCGAGCACGCGGGTGTCGGTCACCACATGATCGCCATCGGTGAAGGCCACGGCGCCCGCATCCAGCAGGAAACCGATCTCGGACATCTCGCGCCCGGCGCGGTTGCGGGTCAGGGTAGCCATGTGGTGGATGTTCACCGGCGCGTCGCTGTCGGCGCGGCGGTTGACGAATTCCAGCGCCTCGGGCGAATCGATGGGCGGCGTGGTGTCAGGGCGGGTGATGAGGGTGGTTACCCCGCCCGCAGCTGCTGCCCGCCCGGCCGAACGGAAGCTTTCCTTGTGCCGCGCGCCGGGTTCGCCGATCTGCACGCCAAGATCGACGATGCCCGGGGCCAGGCATTTGCCCGCGCAATCAATGACCTGCGCACCCTTCGGCGGGCTGGGCGCGTCCAATGCGGCGATCCGGCCCGCATCGACGATCAGCGTGCCGGGGCGGTCGGTCAGCCCCTCAGGGTCGATCAGGCGGGCATTGTGGAAATAGAGCGTCGTCATGCGTCACCTTTCGCCGGCCAGCGTCGCGCGGATCTCACGCGCCACGGCGGCGGGATTGTTGAGGTAATTCAGATGCATCGGCGTCTGCCCGGTGCGCAGGCTGATGTGCGTGTGCCAGACGCGGATGGCAGTGATATCGGTCAGCGCGATCATTGGCCGCCCGTTGTGATAGATCGCGCGGTCGGTCAGCAGCCAGACATCGCGCAACGAGCCGACCCCTTGCCAGACCATTGGCAAGAGAAGCGAGGCCGCGCCGATCATCAGGCTGAAAGTGTTGATTCCGCCGCTGACACGCCCGCCAAGGAACAACAGATCGGTCAGGTTAGCCGCCATCAACCCAAGGGTGGTGTAGAGCGCCAGCAACGGCCACATCACGGCGGCATCGGGGCGGATGCGGGCGATGGGGCGCTCAGCCCGGGGGGCGGTTGCGCGGGGGGGCATCAGGCGCCGCCCCGGCGTTTGGCGCGTTTGTCGCGGGCGCTCAGGATGTCGGCGATGGCATCGGCGGGGTTTTTAACGTGTTTTATCAGATATTTGTCGCCGGATTTCGTGATAACCTGAATGTCACCGAACAGGCGGCGCACATTCTCCAATTCCAGCAGCATGATCGCGCGACCCCCGGGGCCGATCAGCCGCATGTTGGTCACAACCCATTGAAATTTCATCTGTTCCGAATAGAGATACGCCCCGCGCACCGCCAGCGCCAGCACCGCGCCAAGCGCGCCGATGGCGGCATAGGGGCTGCCAATCAGCGTCAGGACGACGCCTGCGCCGAACATGCCCAGAACCGCCATTATCCCGTGATCGCGCCAGTATGTCGTGCGGTCTGACCGGATGTCGCGCAGTGCTTTTTCGCCGGGTTCGGCGGTGAAAACTGTGTCACCTGTTGCGCGTAGTTCAATGTTTTCAGACATTTGCCGCCTCTTCCAGTCGCCGTGCGCGCAGGTTGCGGGCCAGGAGGTCCATGGCGGCCATGCGCACTGCGACGCCCATTTCCACCTGTTCCTGAATGACGCTTCGGTTGATGTCGTCGGCGATGGCGCCGTCGATTTCGACGCCGCGGTTCATCGGGCCGGGGTGCATCACGATGGCGTCATCCTTTGCATAGGCGAGCTTTTCCGAATCGAGGCCGTAGCGGTGGAAATACTCGCGCTCGGAGGGGATGAAACCGCCGTCCATCCGCTCTTTTTGCAGGCGCAGCATCATCACCACGTCGGCGCCCTCAAGGCCCGCGCGCATGTTGTCGAAGACCTCGCACCCGAACTCGGCCACGCCGGCGGGCATCAGGGTTGGCGGGCCGATCAGGCGGACGCGGTTTTCCATTTTTCCCAGCAAAATCAGGTTGGATCGCGCCACCCGGCTATGGGCGATATCGCCGCAGATTGCCACGGTCAGCCGGTGCAGCCGCCCCTTGGCGCGCCGGATCGTCAGGGCGTCCAGCAGTGCCTGCGTGGGGTGTTCGTGCCGTCCGTCGCCCGCGTTCAGCACCGCGCAATTCACCTTTTGCGCCAGCAGATCCACGGCCCCCGATGACCCGTGGCGCACCACCAGAAGGTCGGGGTGCATCGCGTTCAGCGTTAACGCTGTATCAATCAGCGTTTCGCCTTTCTTAACCGAACTCGACGCCATGGACATATTCATCACATCGGCGCCCAGACGCTTGCCTGCCAGTTCAAAACTGGCCTGAGTGCGGGTCGAATTCTCAAAGAACATGTTGATCTGCGTCATGCCGCGCAGCACGTCGGAATGTTTCGCGCTGGACCGGTTCAGCGCGACATAGGTATCGGCGAGATCCAGAATCGTAGTGATTTCAAGGGGATGGAGGTGTTCTATCCCCAGAAGATGCGCGGCGTTGAATGTCATGGGCGACCTGCGGGCTAGGAGTGTGGGCTGTATACTGTGCAAAGCCGCCATGGGGAACCCGGTTTTCGCAGCCGCCGCCGCCGCGCCGCGCGGTGCGGTAAGAATCGCCATCCCGGGGCGCAGGGGCCCGCGTCTGGAAACAATATGGAAAGCGTATGGCTTTGATACATACGCGCGCCGGGCGGGGCGGGCGTTAACCTGTTGCGCAACACCGCGCGCGCCCGCGTCATAACGGCGCTGTCACAACGGCGCTTTACGCGGGCATGGCGGCGGAATACCAAGGGGGCATGTTGGATCATCTGGACTGGTACGGGGCAAGGGCGCTGCTGGAATGGCAGATCGAACTCGGCGTGACCGAGGCGATTTGCGATGCGCCGGTGGACCGCTACGCGCTGCCCGAAAAGATGGATTTTGACATGGCCGCAGCGACGGGCACCGCTGCCCCTCCCGCCGCCCCTTCCACCGCCAAGCCAGACCGCGCGATGGCGCAGACCACCGCGCCGGTGGCCCCTGTTGGCCCCGACCCGGTGCGCGTGGCCGCCGAGATGGCGGCGCAGGCGACCGATCTGGACGGGCTGCGCGCGGCGATGGCGGCGTTTGATCTGTGCGAGTTGAAGCGGGGCGCGCGCAATCTGGTCTTTGGCGCGGGCGACCCGCGCGCGCGCGTCATGATCCTGGGCGATGCGCCCGACCGGGATGAGGATATGCAGGGCATGCCCTTCGTGGGCGAACCCGGCGCGCTGCTGGACCGGATGCTTTCTGCCATTGGCATGGCGCGCGACCACGCCGACCCCGGCTGCGCGGTCTACCTGGCGCCGATATTGCCCTGGCGCGTGCCGCACACGCGCGAGGCTGATGCACGCGAGTTGGAAATGATGCTGCCCTTCGTGGCGCGTCATGTCGATCTGATCGCGCCCGATATGGTGGTGCTGATGGGCAACCTGCCGTGTCAGGCGGTGCTGGGTGGCGGCGGCATCTTCCGGCTGCGCGGAAAATGGGGGCAGGCGTTTGGCCGCCCGGTGTTGCCGATGCTGGCCCCCGCCGACCTGTTGCGCGACCCCAGTGCCAAGCGCGCGGCATGGGCCGATCTGTTGTCGTTGCAGGCGCGGCGGCGCGAGGGCGGCGCATGAGCGGGATTGATGCCGTCCTGCCGTTTGTGCCGGTGCGCTTTGCCGTGTTGACGGTGTCGGACACGCGCACCATGGCCGATGACCGGTCGGGCGACATTCTGGCCGACCGGATCGCGGGCGCGGGGCATCTGCTGGCCGAGCGCGCGATTGTGCGCGACGACCGGGCGGTGATTGCCGCGCGCTTGCGCGACTGGTGCGCCGACCCGGGCATTGACGCGGTGTTGACCACCGGCGGCACCGGGCTGACGGGCCGCGATGTGACCGTGGAGGCGCATCGCGATGTCTATGAGAAAGAGATCGAGGCATTCGGGACCGTGTTCACCATCGTCTCGATGCGCAAGATCGGCACATCGGCGGTGCAGTCACGCGCTTGTGCGGGTGTGGCAGGCGGGACCTATCTGTTCGCGCTTCCGGGCTCGCCCGGGGCGTGCAAGGATGCGTGGGATGAGATTCTGGCGCTCCAATTCGACATCCGGCACCGGCCCTGCAATTTTGTCGAGATTTTTCCACGGCTGGACGAACATCTGCGACGGAAGTGACGGCGCGCTGCGTATAAGGGGGGATGATCTTGCGCGGGGCGCGGCCCTCCGTATCGCGTGCCCCGTATCCTGCCCCTTACCGCGCCATGACGGCGCATCCCGTTGTCAGGCCCAGATGCGGCCAGAGGTGAGACCCATATGAGATTTCTGACGCGCAGCCTGCTGGGCCTGTTGTTCATGGCGCTGAGCCTGGGGTTGCTGGCCTATGCGGGCTATACCGTCATGCAGGCGGCAGAGGAGCGCGCGCAGGCGGGCGACCGGCCGCGCACGGCGCGCGAGCGGGTGTTTACCGTGCCGGTGGCGACGCTGACGCCGGGGGCGATCGCGCCCGAACTGGTCACCTTTGGTGAGGTGCGGGCGCGGCGCGCGCTGGATCTGCGCGTCGCCGTTGCCGGCCGGGTGGAATATCTGGCGCCGGGGTTCGAGGACGGCGCGCAGGTTGCGGCGGGGCAGGTGCTGGTGCGGCTGGACCCGGCGGATGCGACGGCGGCGCGGGATCTGACCGCGTCCGATCTGGCGCGGGCGGAAGCCGAATTGCGCGATGCGGTGGCGGCGCGCGAACTGGCGCGTGAAGATGTGGCGGCGGCCCGCGATCAGGCGGCCCTGCGTGAGCGCGCGCTGGTGCGCAGGCAGGATCTGGCTGCGCGCGGGGTCAGCACCGATGCCGCGACCGAAGAGGCAGAGCTTGCGGCATCGTCCGCCCGGCAGTCGCTGGTGGCGCGCCGTCAGGCCGAGGCGCAGGCGGTGGCCCGCGTGGCGCAGGCGGAAACCGCGCTGACGCGGCAACGCATCTCTCTGGACGAGGCCGAGCGGCGGCTGGCCGATACCGTGCTGCGCGCCGGGTTCGACGGCACGCTGGCCGATGTTGCGGTCAGCGCGGGCGGTCTTGTCGGCGGGAATGAGCAGATCGGCCAGTTGATCGACCCCGATGATCTGGAAATCGCGTTCAGAGTCTCGACCGCGCAATATCTGCGGTTGCTGGATACGGAAGGGGCATTGCTGCCCCTTGCGGTGGATGTGTCGCTGGATGTGTCGGGCACGCAGATCGTCAGCGGTGGCGTGCTGGACCGGGTCAGCGCCAGCGTGGGCGAGGGGCAGTCGGGGCGGCTGATCTATGCGCGGATGGATGCCGCGCGGGGGTTCCGGCCGGGCGATTTCGTGCGCGTCGCGGTGCATGAACCGGCGCTGGAGGGCGTGGCGATGCTGCCTGCCACAGCGCTGGGTGCGGGCGACGAGGTGCTGGTGGTGACGGCTGAAGACCGGCTGGAGGCGGCGACGGTCGACGTACTGCGCCGTCAGGGTGACGCGGTGATCGTGCGGGTCGGAAACCTTGCGGGCCGCGATGTGGTGACAGAACGCGGCCCGATGCTGGGCGCGGGGATCGCCGTGCGGGTGCTGCGGCAAGACGGGGCGGGCGGCGATGTGCCGCCTGATGCCGGTCTGGAAGCGGCCGGGTCTTCTGCGGGGGATGCGACGGCGGAGACCGCCGGTGCCGAGGGGTCGGAGGCAGCGCGTGGTGATCGGGCGGGGTCGGATACTGCGCGGCCCACGGGGGCTGCGCGCAATGGCGCGGGGGCTGCTGCCCCTGCCGCGTCGCTGGTCACGCTGGACCCCGCGCATCGCGCGCGGCTGATCGCGCTGGTGGAAGGCAATGCGGCCATTCCCGCGCAGGCGCGCAGCCGCATCCTTGCGCAATTGTCGCAAGATCAGGTGCCCGCGCGGGTGATCGAGCGGGTGGAACAGGGCGGCGGCGGCGCGCCCCGGCAGGGGGGCTGAGGCATGACGCAGGGCAATGACACACCGCAGCATCCGGCAGATGGGGTGCCAAAGGGTGCGGCGGCAGGCGACGCGCCTGACACCGGCCAGGCAGTCGAAAGCGCCACCGCAGCGGGTACTGGGCCGGGGAATACTGGGCCGGGGAATACTGGCGCGGGGGGTGTTACTGGCACCCCCGGCCCCGCCACCGCTGGCCCGGCGCAGCATTTGCGGGTGCGTGCGTTGGGGGTGTTTCGGTACTTTACCCGGCACCGCACGGCGGCGAACCTGCTGTTGGTGCTGATGCTGGCAGCGGGGATCGTGGCGATTCCCAATATGCGGGCGCAGTTCTTTCCCGATGTGGTGGTCGACAGCATCACCACCACGGTCAGCTGGCCCGGTGCCGGGGCGGGGGATGTGGATGCGGGGATCGTGCAGGTTCTGGTCCCGGCGCTGAGCGCGGTGGAGGGGGTGACCGAGACCTCGGCCCGCGCGAGCGAGGGACGCGCCACCATCTCGCTGGAGTTTGAAAGCGGCTGGGACATGGGCCGCGCGGCCACGGATGTTCAGGACGCGATGGACACCGCAGGCACCCTGCCCGAAGGCGCGGAAGACCCCCGCATCCGACGCTCGAACTGGGGCGAGCGGGTGACGAATGTGGTGATAACCGGCCCGGTTTCGGTCGATCAACTGGCGCTCTTTGCCGATGAATTCACCGCGCGGCTCTACGCGGAGGGGGTCACGCGGACCTCGGTCGAGGGTGTTGCCGCACCGGAAATTCGGGTCGAGGTGCCGTCGCGCAATCTGGTGCAATATGATGTCTCCATGGCCGAGATCGCGCAGGTTATCGGCGCGGGCACCTTTGCCGATCCCACGGGCGATCTGGCCAGCGGCACCGCGCGCATCCGCACCGGCACCGACCGGCGCGGGGTTGCGGATATTGCAGCACTTGCGCTGAGGTCGAACCCCGATGGGTCCAGCCTGACGGTGGGCGACGTGGCAAGTGTCAGCGCGGGGGCGGTGGACCGCGACCGCGCCTATTTCGTCGGTGACAGCCCTGCGGTGACGCTGGA harbors:
- the moaB gene encoding molybdenum cofactor biosynthesis protein B, encoding MSGIDAVLPFVPVRFAVLTVSDTRTMADDRSGDILADRIAGAGHLLAERAIVRDDRAVIAARLRDWCADPGIDAVLTTGGTGLTGRDVTVEAHRDVYEKEIEAFGTVFTIVSMRKIGTSAVQSRACAGVAGGTYLFALPGSPGACKDAWDEILALQFDIRHRPCNFVEIFPRLDEHLRRK
- a CDS encoding uracil-DNA glycosylase is translated as MLDHLDWYGARALLEWQIELGVTEAICDAPVDRYALPEKMDFDMAAATGTAAPPAAPSTAKPDRAMAQTTAPVAPVGPDPVRVAAEMAAQATDLDGLRAAMAAFDLCELKRGARNLVFGAGDPRARVMILGDAPDRDEDMQGMPFVGEPGALLDRMLSAIGMARDHADPGCAVYLAPILPWRVPHTREADARELEMMLPFVARHVDLIAPDMVVLMGNLPCQAVLGGGGIFRLRGKWGQAFGRPVLPMLAPADLLRDPSAKRAAWADLLSLQARRREGGA
- a CDS encoding efflux RND transporter periplasmic adaptor subunit; protein product: MRFLTRSLLGLLFMALSLGLLAYAGYTVMQAAEERAQAGDRPRTARERVFTVPVATLTPGAIAPELVTFGEVRARRALDLRVAVAGRVEYLAPGFEDGAQVAAGQVLVRLDPADATAARDLTASDLARAEAELRDAVAARELAREDVAAARDQAALRERALVRRQDLAARGVSTDAATEEAELAASSARQSLVARRQAEAQAVARVAQAETALTRQRISLDEAERRLADTVLRAGFDGTLADVAVSAGGLVGGNEQIGQLIDPDDLEIAFRVSTAQYLRLLDTEGALLPLAVDVSLDVSGTQIVSGGVLDRVSASVGEGQSGRLIYARMDAARGFRPGDFVRVAVHEPALEGVAMLPATALGAGDEVLVVTAEDRLEAATVDVLRRQGDAVIVRVGNLAGRDVVTERGPMLGAGIAVRVLRQDGAGGDVPPDAGLEAAGSSAGDATAETAGAEGSEAARGDRAGSDTARPTGAARNGAGAAAPAASLVTLDPAHRARLIALVEGNAAIPAQARSRILAQLSQDQVPARVIERVEQGGGGAPRQGG